In a single window of the Mus musculus strain C57BL/6J chromosome 6, GRCm38.p6 C57BL/6J genome:
- the Arhgdib gene encoding rho GDP-dissociation inhibitor 2 isoform X2, translating to MTEKDAQPQLEEADDDLDSKLNYKPPPQKSLKELQEMDKDDESLTKYKKTLLGDVPVVADPTVPNVTVTRLSLVCDSAPGPITMDLTGDLEALKKDTFVLKEGIEYRVKINFKVNKDIVSGLKYVQHTYRTGMRVDKATFMVGSYGPRPEEYEFLTPVEEAPKGMLARGTYHNKSFFTDDDKQDHLTWEWNLAIKKDWTE from the exons ATGACGGAGAAGGATGCACAGCCACAGCTGGAAGAGGCGGACGACGACCTGGACAGCAAGCTCAATTATAAGCCACCCCCTCAGAAGTCCTTGAAGGAGCTGCAGGAGATGGACAAGGATGACGAGAGTCTAACCAAGTACAAGAAAACACTGCTGGGAGATGTCCCTGTGGTAGCAG ACCCAACAGTTCCCAACGTGACTGTTACCCGGCTTAGCCTTGTATGTGACAGTGCACCAGGACCCATCACCATGGACCTTACTG GCGATCTCGAGGCCCTCAAAAAGGATACATTTGTGCTAAAGGAAGGCATTGAATACAGGGTGAAAATTAACTTCAAA GTGAATAAGGATATTGTGTCTGGCCTGAAGTATGTTCAACACACATACCGGACTGGCATGAGAG tggATAAAGCCACATTCATGGTTGGCAGCTATGGGCCCCGACCAGAGGAGTACGAATTCCTCACTCCAGTAGAGGAAGCTCCCAAGGGCATGCTGGCCCGAGGCACTTACCACAACAAGTCCTTCTTCACGGATGACGACAAACAGGACCACCTcacctgggaatggaacctggccATTAAGAAGGATTGGACAGAATGA
- the Arhgdib gene encoding rho GDP-dissociation inhibitor 2 isoform 2 (isoform 2 is encoded by transcript variant 5), whose protein sequence is MDLTGDLEALKKDTFVLKEGIEYRVKINFKVNKDIVSGLKYVQHTYRTGMRVDKATFMVGSYGPRPEEYEFLTPVEEAPKGMLARGTYHNKSFFTDDDKQDHLTWEWNLAIKKDWTE, encoded by the exons ATGGACCTTACTG GCGATCTCGAGGCCCTCAAAAAGGATACATTTGTGCTAAAGGAAGGCATTGAATACAGGGTGAAAATTAACTTCAAA GTGAATAAGGATATTGTGTCTGGCCTGAAGTATGTTCAACACACATACCGGACTGGCATGAGAG tggATAAAGCCACATTCATGGTTGGCAGCTATGGGCCCCGACCAGAGGAGTACGAATTCCTCACTCCAGTAGAGGAAGCTCCCAAGGGCATGCTGGCCCGAGGCACTTACCACAACAAGTCCTTCTTCACGGATGACGACAAACAGGACCACCTcacctgggaatggaacctggccATTAAGAAGGATTGGACAGAATGA